One part of the bacterium genome encodes these proteins:
- a CDS encoding C-GCAxxG-C-C family (seleno)protein, producing the protein MIREDVEKKAFDYFEGGFHCAEAISKTITEFFAKELSSEIPKVASGFGGGIGKTKEDVCGALTGGVIALGCLFGRMEPGKDLKDVCELTSEFRRRFIDEFGSTNCQTILKGFGEQENMQKCKKLTATAAGILSEILVEREK; encoded by the coding sequence ATGATAAGGGAAGATGTAGAAAAGAAGGCATTTGATTATTTTGAAGGAGGGTTTCACTGTGCAGAGGCAATCTCAAAGACAATAACCGAGTTCTTTGCCAAAGAGCTAAGCAGTGAAATACCGAAGGTTGCCTCAGGTTTTGGCGGAGGAATTGGTAAGACCAAAGAGGATGTCTGTGGAGCATTAACCGGAGGAGTAATCGCTCTGGGATGCCTGTTTGGAAGGATGGAGCCGGGTAAGGATTTGAAGGATGTCTGTGAACTCACATCAGAGTTTAGAAGACGATTCATAGATGAATTTGGCTCTACCAATTGCCAAACCATACTGAAAGGATTCGGTGAACAAGAAAATATGCAGAAATGTAAGAAGTTAACCGCCACCGCTGCAGGAATCCTATCAGAGATATTGGTAGAAAGGGAGAAATAA